A region from the Lolium perenne isolate Kyuss_39 chromosome 4, Kyuss_2.0, whole genome shotgun sequence genome encodes:
- the LOC127291796 gene encoding uncharacterized protein, protein MFQLLFLVLFAEAAVALLLMVKVGPLRELAMRGVEQAKMGRGPATVKTIACTLSVILLSSVTTILKIQNRGHKLGTVSPMDQVLWRTHLLEASLIGYTLFLAFVIDRLHHYLQKLITLRKAASTSREEVEKLQMENRSLREKEDKSSGEIKKLHEDIAKLREDMKKLKSKSEDHERKASEAEAHVNALQKQSEELLLEYDRLLEDNQILQSQLHYKA, encoded by the exons ATGTTCCAGCTGCTGTTCCTGGTGCTGTTCGCGGAGGCGGCGGTGGCGCTGCTGCTGATGGTCAAGGTCGGGCCGCTGCGGGAGCTGGCGATGCGGGGCGTGGAGCAGGCCAAGATGGGGAGGGGCCCGGCCACCGTCAAGACCATCGCCTGCACGCTCTCCGTCATCCTCCTGTCCAGCGTCACCACCATCCTCAAGATCCAGAATAGGGGACACAAGCTCGGCACCGTCAGCCCCATGGACCAGGTGCTCTGGAGGACGCACCTCCTCGAGGCATCCCTCATCG GATACACACTGTTCCTTGCATTTGTCATTGACCGGTTGCACCACTACCTTCAGAAGCTCATTACTCTAAGGAAAGCCGCCAGCACCTCCAGAGAAGAGGTCGAGAAGCTCCAGATGGAGAACCGATCCTTGCGCGAGAAGGAGGACAAGTCTTCCGGAGAGATCAAGAAGCTTCATGAGGACATCGCGAAGCTGCGCGAGGACATGAAGAAGCTGAAATCCAAGTCGGAAGACCACGAGAGGAAAGCGTCGGAGGCGGAGGCCCACGTCAACGCCCTGCAAAAGCAGTCGGAGGAGCTGCTCCTGGAGTACGACCGGCTGTTGGAGGACAACCAGATTCTGCAATCCCAGCTCCACTACAAAGCCTGA